GGTGGGTCACTTCTTCAACAGCCTCCACCTGTGGAGCGTCGAGCTCTTCATGGCCTTGCTGGTCATACACCTGTGGGGCAAGTTCTGGATGGCCGCTTGGAGAGGACGTAGGACCTTGACCTGGGTGACAGGCGTGGTCGCCTTCGTTGCCTCGGTCCTGGAGTGCTTCACGGGTTACCTCTCCCAGCAGAACTTCGACTCGCAGTGGATCGCCACCAACGGCAAGGACGCGATGAACGCCGCCGGCGTAGGTGGCTTCTTCAATCTCATGAACTTCGGCCAGATGCTTCTCTGGCACGTCGTGCTCATCCCCATCGTGCTGGTCGCCCTCGTGGGCGCTCACATCCTCCTGGTCCGGGTACGTGGCGTTTCCCACCCTCTGCCGGTAGCGCGCCAAACTCGGCGCGAGCGCCGAGCAGCGCTGGCCGCGGATCGGCAGGAGTGGCGCGGGCCGACCCGGCACTACGACATCGCCAAGGAGGGCGCAATTGCATTGGCGATCGTCTCCATCCTGGTCGTGGTGCTCGCCGGGCTGCTGTCGTCGCCCGACGACCCACCCGTGACCGTGCAGACCTGGTCGCGCGTGGCGCCGGCGGACTTCCTCGGCACGGCCGCCAGCGAGCTGGCGGGCACGAGCGAGACCGCGACCTACGGGCCGCCGTACACCAACGACTCCTCCGCCGCCCAGCGGCTCGGGTTCTCGCCACAGGCTCTCGCGGGGCAGCTCCAGCCGATCGACTCCGCCCAGACGTTCGTGATCTCGCCGTTGTCGAAGCTCGCGCCGACCGACGCGGCGCTGTCCTCCGCTCTCGCCCGCTACACGTCGGCCAGCAGCACGCAGCAGCAGGCCTGGAACGACGCGTACTCGAAGGCGCTCGACAAGGTGACCTTCCAGGGCGGCAACCCGGTGCTGCCAGCGGGTGACTACGGCCCTGTGACGACGATGCTCAACACCGAGCTGACGCTCGCCCGTTCCGGCGCTCTGGACGCCGACCTCCTGGCCCAGCGTCCGTTCTTCGGCACGAACTTCACCAAGCCTCTGCTCTTCCTCGAGGACGGTAACTACTTCGCCGGCCTGGCCCAGGCGGACCACCTCACCGGCGAGCAGTGGGGCGTCATGAACGAGACCGGCAGCTACCCCGGCCAGCCCTGGCTGTGGCTCTACACATTGTGGTACCAGGTGAGGCCCTTCAAGAACTCGGCCAACGTGGACCTCATGGCGATCTACCTGACCGGGGCCGCGACGGTGCTGCTGCTGGCCGTGCCGTGGGTGCCGGGCCTTCGCGACATCCCGCGCCTGGTTCCGGTCCACCGGCTGGTCTGGAGGGACTGGAACCGCTCCGAGGGCGGGACCGGCGCTCCGGGCGCTCCGGACGCTCCGGACGCTCCGGACGCTCCGGACACCGGCGCCGGCCCGGAGGTCGAGGGCGCACAGTCAGCGCCGACCACGTAGACCACCCGGTCCTTTTTGAGGGACATACCGGTTCTGCGGGACAGGGACGTCATATGGCGACGGCCCTGTCCCGCAAAAAGCCGATGTCCCTTAAAAAACCCGCCGGCGGGCAGGTCTTCCCGTGTGGGAACTGTGACTGCTGTTACGCTCGGGGCTGCTGTGAGTACTGTGACCCGTCGTCGCCCCAGCTCCAAGTCGGCAGCCTCGAGGCGCACGTCCGCTGCGAAGACGCCGGCAAGGAGACGGTCGCTCCGGGGCAGCCTGGCCCACCTGCTGGGCCGCCAATCCGACGACGTGTGGGGGCTGGCGCTACTGGTCCTTGCCGGACTGTGTGCCCTGGGCGTCTACAGCAGTCTCGCCGGCCCCGCCGGCCGGGTCCTCGACCACGGCACGGCGGACATCCTCGGGTGGTGCCGTTACCTTCTGCCGCCGGCGCTCGCGGCGGTCAGCTGGGCGCTTCTACGGGAGTCGCACGAGCGCAGCCGGCGACGCCGCCCCCGCGCCGATGAGGGCGACGAGCGGGCAGCCCGCCCGCCGTCCCGTGTCGCCTTCGGTGCGGCTGTCTTCCTTGTGGCGACCGCCGGTATCGCCGACGAGATCGGAGGGCCGTCCCACTGGCACGGATCCCTCGCCGGCTTGCGCCCCGCCGGCGGGCTGATCGGCGCCGGCATCGGGGTGCCCCTTCGCGCCGGCGTCGGTGTCTGGGGCGCAGCACTGGTCCTGTCGGCGCTGCTGGCCACCGCGCTGCTGATCCTCACCGGCACGCCGGCGCGCGACGCGGCTCACTGGCTGTACGTGGGGGCCCTGTCGTTCGGCCGGGCCGCACGCGCGGTCACCCGGGCCGTCGTGAACGGCGTGGCGGGGGCGCAGCGGCGGGCCGCCGCCGGCAGGCATCCTTCCACCACCGCAGCGAAGCCGCCGTACGACGTCGAAGCCGATCAGGAGGCCGGGGCCGCCGGCACGGACGCCGATCCGGACCCTTCAAACCACGAAGGCGAGGCCTCCGCCGAACCGGAACCGGCCCGCGCTGGCGTCCCGGTCCACCTCCCCGTGCCCGACACGCCGGTCGATCCCGAGCAGCTCTCGATATCGCTCGGGCCCGCCGCTCAGCCGGGAACGTGGCGGCTGCCGCCCGTCGCGTTGCTCAAGAAGACCAAGGCGGCGGAGATCGACCGCAAGCAGGTGGAGTCCCTCGGTCACACACTCGAGGACGCCCTTGCGGCCCACGGCGTGGACACGCGCTTGGTCGGGATGACGGTGGGCCCGACGGTGACCCGCTACGAGCTGGAGTTGGGAGCGGGCGTGAAGGTCGCGAAGGTCACCAACCTGCAGCGCGACATCGCCTATGCGATGGCAGCGGCCGATGTGCGGATCCTCGCGCCGATTCCGGGTCGTTCGGCGATCGGGGTCGAGGTCCCGAACCAGCAGCGCCAATTGGTGGGCGTCGGCGACATCCTCGGTTCGGCCGAAGCGCACGCGGCCACTCACCCGCTCGAGGTCGCTCTCGGGCGTGACATCGCCGGCCGGCCGGTCATCGAGAACCTCGCCACGATGCCGCACATCCTCATCGCCGGCGCGACCGGAGCTGGGAAGTCGTCGTGCATCAACTCGCTGCTCACGTCGGTATTGGTGCGGGCGACCCCCGACCAGGTGCGGCTCATCCTCGTCGACCCCAAGCGAGTCGAGCTCGGCCAGTACAACGGACTCCCGCACCTCCTGACCGGTGTCGTCACCAACCCGAAGAAGGCGGCGAACGCGCTGTCTTGGGCTGTGCACGAGATGGAGCGCCGCTACGACCTGCTCGCTGAGGTCGGCGTGCGGGACATCACCGGGTACAACGCGGCGTTCGACCGCGGAGAGCTCGAGGACAGGGCCGGGCTTGGAGAGGAGCCGCGGAACTACGAGCGGCTTCCCTTCATCCTCGTCGTCGTAGACGAGCTCAACGACCTGATGATGGTGGCAGCCCGCGACGTCGAAGAATCCATCTGCCGCATCGCGCAGATGGCCCGCGCCGTCGGCATCCACCTCGTCATCGCGACCCAGCGCCCGTCGGTCGACGTCATCACCGGCGTGATCAAGGCCAACATCCCGTCCCGCCTGGCCTTCGCCGTTTCCTCTCTCGCGGACAGCCGGGTGATCCTCGACCAGCCCGGCGCCGAGCGCCTGATCGGGAAGGGCGACATGCTCCTGCTCTCCGCCTCGTCCAGCGTGTCACGCCGCATCCAGGGCGCCTGGGTGACCGAGGAGGAGGTCCGCAAGGTCGTCGCTCACTGGCGCCGGCAGTCGGCGCCGCGCTACGTCGAGGGCGTCGAGGGGTCCGACGACGGGCCCGGCGGCGCCGGCCGCGGCGGCTTCGGCGACGACGATGACGACGACCTCCTCGAACAGGCACGTGAGCTGGTCGTCCGCTCGCAGCTCGGCTCGACCTCGATGCTGCAGCGCAAGCTCCGCGTCGGGTTCGCCCGCGCCGGCCGCCTGATGGATCTGTTGGAGCAGCGCGGGGTCGTGGGCCCGTCCGAGGGCTCCAAGGCGCGCGCCGTACTCATGACCGTAGAGGAGCTCGAGAACCTCCAGGAGTCCGGCGCCTAGGCCGTTCGACTGCAGCAGCCCGGCAGTCCGTTGCCCGGCTCAGGACGCAGTGAACCTGCGGGTCCCGGTCCTCGCTCACAAGAGCCGACTCACAAGATCCGACTCACAAGAGCTGGCTCACGAGATCCGACTAGCGTCTCACCCTCATGCGAGCGCGCGCCCCCGCGTCGTCGGCGAACCTCGGCCCCGGTTTCGACACGCTCGCTCTCGCCCTGGCCCTTTATGTAGAGGTGACCGTCGAGCCGGCGGACAGGCTGAGCGTCACTGCCACAGGGCAGGGCCGGGACATCCCCGCCGGCCCCGATCACCTCGCCGCTCGGGTTGCCACACGCGTCGCCGGCCACGACCGCATGGCCATCACCGTCCACTCGGACATCCCCGTCGGGCGGGGGCTCGGCTCCTCGGCGGCTCTCGCCGTCGCAGCGGCAGCGGCCGCTGGCGCGGCAGACCCGTTCGTCATCGGCGCGCAAGTCGACGGCCATCCAGAAAACGCGGCGGCCTCGACGTTCGGCGGCCTCGTCACCGCCGCCACGGTCGACGGGCGACCCACCGCCCGGCGCCTGCCGCTGGACCCGCAGCTCGCCTTCGTCGTGATCGTCCCGGACCGCACGCTGCTCACCACCGACGCACGCGCGGCCCTCCCCGCGCAGGTGGACCACGCAGACGCCGCGTTCAATCTCGGGCGCATGGGCCTGCTGGTCGCAGGCCTGGCGGACCGCACGCAATTACTCCCGGCAGCGTGTGACGACCGACTTCACCAAGGCGCCCGCTCGGGGTTGTTCCCGGAGGCGACAGCGCTGCTTCAGGGGCTTCGAGACGCCGGCGCCTTCGCGTCCTGCTGGTCGGGCGCCGGGCCGAGCCTGCTCGCCATCTGTGACCAGGAGTCTGCGAACAGCATCGAAAAGGCAGCAGAGACACTGATGGATGCCGCCAATGTTGCCGGGCGCGCCTACCGCCTCGAGGCAGATCTGGGGGGGATCACCGTATCCGGCAGCCCCGCTGGCTAGCTTGGGCGGGTACCGATCACCCTTAGGAGGACCGGCATGGCCACATACGAGGGCTACTGCGTCAAGTGCAAGGAGAAGCGGCAGTTCGAAGGTCAGGAAGTCACCCTGGCCAACGGGCGGCCCGCCGCGCAGGGGACCTGCCCCGTATGCGGCACCAAGATGAACCGGATGCTCGGCTCCAAGAAGTAGCCGCGCGCAGCACCTCAAACACATCCTGAAGTGGCGCCGGGTCTCCGAGGCCCGGCGCCACATATCCGGCCGGGGAGGCCCCAGTAGGCTTGCCCGGTGCGGTACTGGCTCGAGACCCTGGGATGCCCGAAGAACCAGGTCGACTCCGACAAGCTGTCGGGGACACTGGATGCGCAGGGTTACACGGTCGCGGGTGATCCGTCGCAAGCGGATCTCGTCGTGGTCAATACCTGCGCCTTCATAGAGGCGGCCAGGCAGGAATCCGTCGACACCGTGCTGTCGCTTTCGAGCGCGCGCCGCCCGGGCGCTCGACTGGTCGTAACCGGATGCATGGCGGAGCGCTACGGGCAGGAACTGGCCGATGCCCTGCCCGAGGTGGATCTCGTGGCCGGATTCGGGGTCCCGGTCGCTCTCGGCGCCAAACCGGAACGCAAGGCTCCCGAGTTCGACCTGCTGAACCTGCCGCGACCGGCGGCGCAGGCTCCGTGGGCCTACGTGAAGGTCGCGGAGGGCTGCGACCGCAAGTGCGGTTTCTGCGCCATCCCCTCGTTCAGAGGGCGGCAGCGGTCACGCCACGTCGGCGAGATCCTCGAGGAGATCGACGATCTCGGCAGCGGAATACGCGAGGTGGTGCTCGTCGCTCAGGACCTGGCTTCCTACGGGCGCGATCAGGGCCGCAAGGAGATCATTCCCCTGGTGCGGCAGGTAGCCGAGCGCGTCGACAGGGTGCGGCTGCTCTATTTGTATCCATCCGAGCTCTCCGACGGTCTTATCGACGTGATGGGCCAGACCGGATGCCCCTATTTCGACTTGTCGCT
This window of the Acidimicrobiales bacterium genome carries:
- a CDS encoding cytochrome b N-terminal domain-containing protein: MPSSVLATAIQLNSPGHYLHWSIFIVSVANLVLIAVMVVIFGAALLIPFPKARIAEGGSEAEPPASVPASAPASQPATDAEPPSDMWTARIRRLGLRYLPPSKLLPDRQPAYVSSWVYVFGVGALAALGFAIVSGFAIAIGGTDWWHTNPVGHFFNSLHLWSVELFMALLVIHLWGKFWMAAWRGRRTLTWVTGVVAFVASVLECFTGYLSQQNFDSQWIATNGKDAMNAAGVGGFFNLMNFGQMLLWHVVLIPIVLVALVGAHILLVRVRGVSHPLPVARQTRRERRAALAADRQEWRGPTRHYDIAKEGAIALAIVSILVVVLAGLLSSPDDPPVTVQTWSRVAPADFLGTAASELAGTSETATYGPPYTNDSSAAQRLGFSPQALAGQLQPIDSAQTFVISPLSKLAPTDAALSSALARYTSASSTQQQAWNDAYSKALDKVTFQGGNPVLPAGDYGPVTTMLNTELTLARSGALDADLLAQRPFFGTNFTKPLLFLEDGNYFAGLAQADHLTGEQWGVMNETGSYPGQPWLWLYTLWYQVRPFKNSANVDLMAIYLTGAATVLLLAVPWVPGLRDIPRLVPVHRLVWRDWNRSEGGTGAPGAPDAPDAPDAPDTGAGPEVEGAQSAPTT
- a CDS encoding DNA translocase FtsK codes for the protein MSTVTRRRPSSKSAASRRTSAAKTPARRRSLRGSLAHLLGRQSDDVWGLALLVLAGLCALGVYSSLAGPAGRVLDHGTADILGWCRYLLPPALAAVSWALLRESHERSRRRRPRADEGDERAARPPSRVAFGAAVFLVATAGIADEIGGPSHWHGSLAGLRPAGGLIGAGIGVPLRAGVGVWGAALVLSALLATALLILTGTPARDAAHWLYVGALSFGRAARAVTRAVVNGVAGAQRRAAAGRHPSTTAAKPPYDVEADQEAGAAGTDADPDPSNHEGEASAEPEPARAGVPVHLPVPDTPVDPEQLSISLGPAAQPGTWRLPPVALLKKTKAAEIDRKQVESLGHTLEDALAAHGVDTRLVGMTVGPTVTRYELELGAGVKVAKVTNLQRDIAYAMAAADVRILAPIPGRSAIGVEVPNQQRQLVGVGDILGSAEAHAATHPLEVALGRDIAGRPVIENLATMPHILIAGATGAGKSSCINSLLTSVLVRATPDQVRLILVDPKRVELGQYNGLPHLLTGVVTNPKKAANALSWAVHEMERRYDLLAEVGVRDITGYNAAFDRGELEDRAGLGEEPRNYERLPFILVVVDELNDLMMVAARDVEESICRIAQMARAVGIHLVIATQRPSVDVITGVIKANIPSRLAFAVSSLADSRVILDQPGAERLIGKGDMLLLSASSSVSRRIQGAWVTEEEVRKVVAHWRRQSAPRYVEGVEGSDDGPGGAGRGGFGDDDDDDLLEQARELVVRSQLGSTSMLQRKLRVGFARAGRLMDLLEQRGVVGPSEGSKARAVLMTVEELENLQESGA
- the thrB gene encoding homoserine kinase — translated: MRARAPASSANLGPGFDTLALALALYVEVTVEPADRLSVTATGQGRDIPAGPDHLAARVATRVAGHDRMAITVHSDIPVGRGLGSSAALAVAAAAAAGAADPFVIGAQVDGHPENAAASTFGGLVTAATVDGRPTARRLPLDPQLAFVVIVPDRTLLTTDARAALPAQVDHADAAFNLGRMGLLVAGLADRTQLLPAACDDRLHQGARSGLFPEATALLQGLRDAGAFASCWSGAGPSLLAICDQESANSIEKAAETLMDAANVAGRAYRLEADLGGITVSGSPAG
- a CDS encoding DUF5679 domain-containing protein, which translates into the protein MATYEGYCVKCKEKRQFEGQEVTLANGRPAAQGTCPVCGTKMNRMLGSKK
- the rimO gene encoding 30S ribosomal protein S12 methylthiotransferase RimO, whose protein sequence is MRYWLETLGCPKNQVDSDKLSGTLDAQGYTVAGDPSQADLVVVNTCAFIEAARQESVDTVLSLSSARRPGARLVVTGCMAERYGQELADALPEVDLVAGFGVPVALGAKPERKAPEFDLLNLPRPAAQAPWAYVKVAEGCDRKCGFCAIPSFRGRQRSRHVGEILEEIDDLGSGIREVVLVAQDLASYGRDQGRKEIIPLVRQVAERVDRVRLLYLYPSELSDGLIDVMGQTGCPYFDLSLQHVSRSHLRRMRRWGDGDRFLDRIGRIRAAYPDAALRSSFIVGYPGETEEDHDRLLAFIEEADLDWAGFFSFSKEEGTHAAGLDQTVPPELMAERIAECSELQDAITARKRQELTGETLTVLVDSPGVGRSHREAPEIDGIVRVPEHLQPGSWHTVTVTGAEGPDLEAVSSRPDGASTGRDRETVVSGAA